The following is a genomic window from Caproiciproducens sp. CPB-2.
GTAAAGGAAGCGAAAAAGTTCAGCAGTTCGATTACCATCCGCGGCAAAGACGGGAAAAGCTCGGACGTTTCCAAAATTCTGAACCTGATGGCGATGGGCGTCAAGCACGGCGACGTCATCACGGTACAGGCTGACGGTAAGGACGAGGAAGCCGCTATCTCCGCGATGAAGACACTGGTTACCAACAATTTGTAGGAGCGGAGACCCGTTCGGGCTTCCGGAGGTCCCTGCCGTGCGGATTGCCGGCAAAATTCCTTCCGACTCGGAAAATCTCCGCACAAAACGGGGCATAACCGTACAGCCGGT
Proteins encoded in this region:
- a CDS encoding HPr family phosphocarrier protein — its product is MKEFTYTIKDQLGIHARPAGMLVKEAKKFSSSITIRGKDGKSSDVSKILNLMAMGVKHGDVITVQADGKDEEAAISAMKTLVTNNL